GAACTAGCAGTACAGCAGACGATCGAAGTCTCGGAAGATGGCGAGGTCGAGCCCGACCCGCACATCTGGCACGACGTCGAAAATGGCATTGAGATGGCGAACTTGATTCGCGACACGCTGGCGGACGTCGATCCCGACAATGCGGCTCTCTTCCAACAAAACGCCGACGCGCTGATCCGGGAACTGCAGGAGCTAGACAGCTGGATTCCCATTCAGATCGAGACCATTCCCGAGGGCCAGCGCCGCTTGGTTACCACTCACGATGCGATGGGATACTTTGCCCAAGCCTATGGCCTGACAGTGGAAGGAACGCTGTTGGGAGTTTCGACTGAAGAAGAACCCACTGCCGCCGAGGTGAATCGCTTGGCCACGACCATCCGCGAAAAGGGCATCCCAACCATCTTTGCCGAGCTGACCTCTGACGATCGCGTGCTGCAAACCGTTGCCGATGAGGCAGGCGTAACGATTTCCGAAAATGTCTTGCTGGCTGACGGACTCGGGGCAGTCGATACGCCCTTGGGTACCTACACCGGCATGCTCGTTTACAACACCTGCACGATTGTTACGGGACTGGGCGGCGAGTGCGACGATCCGACTCCCTAGCCTGGATTAGGCACGAAGAATTTGACGAAGCCTCAAACTTTGCTCTGACTAGGCTCTAATCTACGTGTATAGAAACGCACTGTCATTGAGCGAAAAAGTCTGCAAGCCTTGCAAGGCAAAAGGTTTAGGGTCTCCGCATAAGAGTTCATGAATAATCCAGGCTAGCGATCGAGAACTGGCTGGACGGTAATTCCCAAAATTAGTTGGCGTAGACGAAAATCCTTGTTTGGGGGTGAGTCGCGTCTCA
This genomic stretch from Rubidibacter lacunae KORDI 51-2 harbors:
- a CDS encoding metal ABC transporter solute-binding protein, Zn/Mn family; the protein is MFELFSRKHAVARAAIATAAAVGFSSCGGLEPPETTSEQTAATEASEKLKIVASYSVICNLAEEIAAEFAEVKCLIAPDRDPHTYEATPSDRKAIDEAEVVFYAGLNFEPAIVSMAQASDSSSPKLALHELAVQQTIEVSEDGEVEPDPHIWHDVENGIEMANLIRDTLADVDPDNAALFQQNADALIRELQELDSWIPIQIETIPEGQRRLVTTHDAMGYFAQAYGLTVEGTLLGVSTEEEPTAAEVNRLATTIREKGIPTIFAELTSDDRVLQTVADEAGVTISENVLLADGLGAVDTPLGTYTGMLVYNTCTIVTGLGGECDDPTP